In the Sarcophilus harrisii chromosome 3, mSarHar1.11, whole genome shotgun sequence genome, one interval contains:
- the PAF1 gene encoding RNA polymerase II-associated factor 1 homolog, whose translation MAPTIQTQAQREDGHRPNSHRTLPERSGVVCRVKYCNSLPDIPFDPKFITYPFDQNRFVQYKATSLEKQHKHDLLTEPDLGVTIDLINPDTYRIDPNVLLDPADEKLLEEEIQAPTSSKRSQQHAKVVPWMRKTEYISTEFNRYGVSNEKPEVKIGVSVKQQFTEEEIYKDRDSQITAIEKTFEDAQKSISQHYSKPRVTPVEVMPVFPDFKMWINPCAQVIFDSDPAPKDTSGSAALEMMSQAMIRGMMDEEGNQFVAYFLPVEETMRKRKRDQEEEMDYAPDDVYDYKIAREYNWNVKNKASKGYEENYFFIFREGDGVYYNELETRVRLSKRRAKAGVQSGTNALLVVKHRDMNEKELEAQEARKAQLENHEPEEEEEEELELDKEAPGSDEEREKGSGSEKEASEEEEEEERSGSESDRGEEEEKEESDKSGSGEDEAEEESSEDEARAARDKEEIFGSDADSEDEEEEEEEEEEDDDRGGRARGSGEEEEEEDSGSETGPGRRSPSPSFLSASDHSAQEDGSEGGASDSSEASDSD comes from the exons ATGGCGCCCACCATCCAGACCCAGGCCCAGCGGGAGGACGGCCACAG ACCCAACTCTCATAGGACTCTGCCGGAGAG GTCTGGCGTGGTCTGTCGAGTTAAATACTGCAACAGTCTTCCAGACATCCCTTTTGATCCCAAGTTCATCACCTACCCCTTTGACCAGAACAG GTTTGTCCAGTACAAGGCGACCTCTCTAGAAAAGCAGCACAAACATGATCTGCTCACGGAGCCAGACCTGGGCGTCACCATTGATCTCATTAACCCCGATACCTACCGGATCGACCCTAATG TTCTTCTAGATCCAGCAGATGAGAAGTTACTGGAAGAGGAGATCCAGGCCCCGACCAGTTCTAAAAG GTCCCAGCAGCATGCCAAAGTGGTGCCCTGGATGAGAAAGACAGAATATATCTCCACGGAGTTCAACCGTTATGGCGTCTCTAATGAGAAGCCCGAAGTCAA GATTGGGGTGTCTGTGAAGCAGCAGTTCACCGAGGAGGAGATCTACAAAGATCGAGACAGCCAGATCACAGCCATCGAAAAGACTTTTGAGGATGCTCAGAAGTCG ATTTCTCAGCACTACAGCAAGCCAAGAGTTACTCCGGTGGAGGTGATGCCCGTTTTCCCAGACTTCAAG ATGTGGATCAATCCGTGTGCCCAAGTGATCTTTGACTCAGACCCAGCCCCCAAGGATACCAGTGGTTCTGCAGCCCTGGAGATGATGTCTCAAGCCATGATCAG GGGAATGATGGACGAGGAGGGTAACCAGTTTGTGGCCTACTTTCTGCCGGTGGAAGAGACCATGAGGAAGCGCAAGCGGGATCAGGAAGAGGAGATGGACTACGCACCAGATGATGT CTACGATTACAAGATTGCCAGGGAGTACAACTGGAACGTCAAGAACAAGGCTAGCAAGGGCTATGAAGAAAACTACTTCTTCATCTTCCGAGAAGGTGACGGGGTCTACTACAACGAACTGGAAACCAG GGTCCGTCTCAGTAAACGTCGGGCCAAGGCCGGAGTACAGTCCGGCACCAATGCTTTGCTGGTGGTCAAACACCGGGACATGAATGAGAAGGAGCTGGAAGCGCAG GAAGCCCGAAAGGCCCAGCTTGAGAACCATGAgccagaagaggaggaggaagaagagctgGAGCTGGACAAGGAAGCCCCAGGCTCTG ATGAAGAACGGGAAAAGGGGAGCGGCAGTGAAAAGGAAGCcagtgaggaggaagaggaggaggagcgcTCAGGAAGTGAGAGTGACcgtggagaggaggaggagaaggaggagagtgACAAGAGCGGCAGCGGGGAGGACGAGGCCGAGGAGGAGAGCAGCGAGGACGAGGCCCGCGCCGCGCGAGACAAGGAGGAGATCTTCGGCAGCGATGCAGACTCAGAAgacgaggaggaagaggaggaagaggaagaagaggatgatgACAGGGGAGGCCGGGCCAGGGgcagtggggaggaggaggaggaagaagacagCGGCAGTGAGACCGGGCCTGGGCGGCGCAGCCCCAGCCCCTCCTTCCTCAGTGCCAGTGACCACTCGGCCCAGGAGGACGGCAGCGAAGGGGGCGCCTCGGACTCCAGCGAGGCCAGTGACAGTGACTGA